Proteins encoded in a region of the Rhizophagus irregularis chromosome 24, complete sequence genome:
- a CDS encoding uncharacterized protein (SECRETED:cutsite_VHA-SP; SECRETED:prob_0.9161); SECRETED:SignalP(1-21): protein MKYIFLFIVLICTIHGLTVHASPLHEVRSSLLMKRCTTGGQLGDCGIGGECVTDDDCLPGLYCDTIVGVCYD, encoded by the exons atgaaatatattttcttgttTATCGTTCTTATTTGTACCATCCATGGTCTGACAGTTCATGCATCACCTCTCCATGAGG TTAGATCTAGTCTTCTCATGAAACGTTGTACAACCGGTGGCCAACTTGGAGATTGTGGTATTGGAGGCGAATGTGTTACTGATGATGATTGTTTGCCGGGTCTTTATTGTGATACCATTGTTGGAGTATGCTATGACTGA